The following proteins come from a genomic window of Deltaproteobacteria bacterium IMCC39524:
- the lpdA gene encoding dihydrolipoyl dehydrogenase translates to MSSRNAKIILIATIIILIVAFFVFDLQRFLTLEYLKDRQQAFSDFYAANRLLTIAIYFILYIVVTALSLPGAAVMTLAGGGLLGFWTAMVTVSFASTLGATLAFLASRFLLRDWVQGKFGDKLKAINEGVEREGSFYLFTLRLVPLFPFFVINLVMGLTPMRAGAYYLVSQIGMLPGTAVYVNAGTQLGQIESAAGILSPGILISFVLLGIFPLIAKRIIDIIKSRKAFDGWEKPEKFDYNLVAIGAGSGGLVSAYIAAAVKAKVALIEKDKMGGDCLNTGCVPSKALIRSAKMISYAKRAKEFGLQSGHVEYDFGEVMERVQRVIKKVEPHDSIERYTALGVDCFTGEAKITSPWTVEVDGETLTTRNIIVATGASPLVPPITGIEKVDFLTSDNLWQLRQNPGRLVVLGGGPIGSEMTQAMARLGAEVTQIEMLSRIMSREDPEVSEYVQKQFKADGVQVLTGHTAKEVVVEGQEKTLLCEAKGETVKIPFDHILVAIGRHPNVTGFGLEELGVEISARGTVAVDPLLRTNFPNIFAVGDVAGPYQFTHTASHMAWYAAVNALFGTFKSFKVDYSVIPWATFTDPEVARVGLSEDEAKAQKIAYEVTRYGLDDLDRAIADSEDHGWVKVLTKPGSDKLLGVTIVGSHAGDLLAEYVLAMKHGLGLNKILGTIHTYPTMSEANKAAAGVWKKAHAPEKLLEWVEKFHTWRRG, encoded by the coding sequence ATGTCGTCACGTAATGCTAAAATCATTCTGATTGCGACGATCATCATCCTGATTGTCGCTTTTTTCGTCTTTGATCTACAGCGCTTCCTGACCCTTGAATATCTCAAAGATCGGCAGCAAGCCTTTAGCGACTTCTATGCGGCCAACCGTCTCCTGACCATCGCCATTTACTTCATTCTCTATATCGTCGTCACAGCTCTCTCCCTTCCGGGCGCTGCAGTGATGACCCTTGCAGGCGGCGGACTACTCGGTTTCTGGACCGCCATGGTCACCGTCTCCTTTGCCAGCACTCTTGGTGCCACTTTGGCCTTTCTGGCCTCACGTTTTCTGCTGCGAGACTGGGTGCAGGGCAAGTTCGGAGACAAGCTCAAGGCGATCAATGAAGGTGTCGAGCGCGAGGGCTCCTTCTACCTCTTCACACTGCGTCTGGTGCCACTCTTTCCCTTCTTCGTTATCAACCTGGTTATGGGCCTGACGCCGATGCGTGCTGGAGCCTACTACCTGGTCAGCCAGATCGGCATGCTTCCCGGCACAGCGGTCTACGTCAACGCCGGCACCCAGCTTGGTCAGATCGAGAGTGCCGCGGGAATCCTTTCGCCAGGCATTCTGATCTCCTTCGTGTTGCTCGGGATCTTCCCGTTGATCGCCAAACGCATCATCGACATCATCAAAAGCCGTAAGGCCTTTGACGGCTGGGAAAAACCGGAGAAATTCGACTACAACCTGGTCGCGATCGGTGCCGGCTCCGGCGGCCTGGTCTCCGCCTATATCGCTGCAGCGGTTAAGGCCAAGGTCGCTCTGATTGAAAAGGACAAGATGGGCGGTGACTGCCTGAATACCGGCTGTGTGCCTAGTAAAGCCCTGATCCGCTCCGCCAAAATGATTTCCTATGCCAAGCGCGCCAAGGAGTTCGGCCTACAATCAGGCCATGTTGAATATGATTTTGGAGAGGTCATGGAACGGGTGCAGCGCGTCATCAAGAAGGTCGAGCCGCACGATTCCATTGAGCGTTACACGGCACTCGGCGTCGACTGTTTTACAGGTGAGGCCAAGATCACCTCGCCCTGGACGGTGGAAGTCGACGGTGAGACCTTGACCACGCGCAACATTATCGTCGCCACCGGCGCCAGTCCTTTGGTCCCGCCGATCACCGGCATCGAAAAGGTCGACTTTCTGACTTCCGACAACCTCTGGCAGCTGCGTCAGAACCCGGGCCGTCTGGTTGTTCTTGGCGGGGGGCCAATCGGCTCGGAGATGACTCAGGCCATGGCCCGCCTCGGTGCGGAAGTCACTCAGATTGAAATGTTGTCACGCATCATGAGCCGCGAAGATCCTGAAGTCTCCGAGTATGTTCAAAAACAGTTTAAAGCAGACGGGGTTCAAGTCCTGACTGGTCACACTGCCAAGGAAGTGGTCGTGGAGGGGCAAGAGAAAACTCTGCTCTGCGAGGCCAAGGGAGAGACGGTCAAGATTCCCTTTGACCACATCCTTGTCGCCATTGGTCGTCATCCCAATGTAACCGGCTTCGGCCTCGAAGAGCTCGGCGTTGAAATTTCTGCACGCGGAACCGTGGCCGTCGACCCGTTATTGCGCACCAACTTCCCCAACATCTTTGCCGTTGGAGATGTAGCCGGCCCCTACCAGTTCACCCACACCGCCTCACACATGGCCTGGTATGCGGCCGTCAATGCCCTCTTCGGCACCTTCAAGTCATTTAAAGTCGATTACAGCGTCATCCCATGGGCAACCTTCACCGACCCCGAGGTCGCCCGCGTTGGCCTCTCTGAGGACGAAGCAAAGGCGCAGAAGATTGCTTATGAAGTCACTCGCTACGGCCTCGATGATCTCGACCGTGCCATTGCAGATTCAGAAGATCATGGTTGGGTGAAGGTGCTGACCAAACCTGGCAGCGACAAACTACTTGGAGTTACCATCGTCGGCAGCCATGCCGGTGACCTGCTGGCTGAATATGTTCTGGCCATGAAGCATGGACTGGGCCTCAATAAAATTCTTGGCACCATCCATACCTATCCGACCATGTCAGAAGCAAACAAAGCGGCGGCAGGCGTGTGGAAGAAGGCTCATGCCCCGGAGAAGTTATTGGAGTGGGTGGAGAAGTTTCATACCTGGAGAAGAGGCTAA
- the arsJ gene encoding organoarsenical effux MFS transporter ArsJ, translating to MNDLRNYSLVTGAYWGFTLTDGALRMLVLLHFHQIGYTPIQIALLFLLYEFFGVITNLIGGWLGSHFGLKSTLFAGLSLQAAALVMLALLDQSWSTAFSVTYVMASQALSGIAKDLTKMSSKSAIKQLVPADAESTLFRWVALLTGSKNALKGAGFFLGGMLLTWVGFRGALFLMAGGLVVILISAVINLPQEMGRAKQKVKFAHILAKDRNINLLSAARLFLFGSRDIWFVVALPIFLATSLHWSHNQIGGFLALWVIGYGAIQALAPTLLKTFLGNNPPRGGSARNAAFLLAGLTAIIAISVHLNLDPRLAIIGGLALFGLLFAINSSIHSYLILAYAHKDQVAMDVGFYYMANACGRLIGTILSGIIFQFAGLTGCLWVSMLFLLAAATISMQFPKKTPSST from the coding sequence ATGAATGATCTGCGCAACTACTCTCTGGTAACCGGAGCCTACTGGGGCTTCACCCTGACCGACGGCGCTCTGCGCATGCTGGTCCTTTTGCATTTCCATCAAATCGGTTACACACCGATCCAGATCGCCCTGCTCTTTCTCCTTTACGAATTTTTCGGTGTTATCACCAACCTGATCGGCGGTTGGCTCGGCAGTCACTTCGGTTTAAAGAGCACCCTGTTTGCCGGACTCAGCCTGCAGGCTGCAGCCTTAGTGATGCTTGCCCTGCTCGACCAGAGCTGGTCTACAGCTTTTTCCGTGACCTATGTCATGGCTTCCCAGGCTCTTTCCGGCATCGCCAAAGATCTGACCAAGATGAGTTCTAAAAGTGCAATCAAGCAGCTGGTCCCTGCCGATGCCGAATCCACACTGTTCAGATGGGTCGCACTCCTGACCGGTTCTAAGAACGCCCTTAAAGGGGCCGGGTTCTTCCTTGGAGGAATGCTGCTCACCTGGGTTGGCTTTCGCGGAGCGCTTTTCTTAATGGCAGGAGGCCTGGTGGTTATCCTGATCTCTGCAGTGATCAATCTGCCACAGGAGATGGGCAGAGCCAAACAGAAGGTCAAGTTTGCGCACATCCTCGCCAAGGATCGTAACATCAACCTTCTCTCTGCTGCCCGGCTCTTCCTCTTTGGTTCCCGGGATATCTGGTTCGTGGTCGCACTACCTATCTTTCTTGCCACGTCGCTGCATTGGTCGCACAATCAAATCGGTGGCTTTCTGGCACTCTGGGTGATTGGCTACGGAGCCATTCAGGCATTGGCTCCCACACTGCTCAAAACCTTTCTGGGCAACAACCCGCCACGCGGTGGCAGTGCCAGAAACGCAGCTTTTCTTCTTGCCGGGCTGACAGCCATCATCGCCATCAGCGTACATTTAAACCTCGACCCCCGACTGGCGATCATCGGCGGTCTCGCGCTGTTCGGCCTGCTTTTCGCCATCAACTCCTCTATACACAGCTACCTGATTCTGGCTTATGCACATAAAGACCAGGTCGCGATGGATGTCGGCTTCTATTATATGGCGAACGCGTGCGGTCGCCTGATCGGCACAATCCTGTCGGGGATCATTTTTCAGTTTGCCGGACTGACCGGCTGTCTCTGGGTTTCCATGCTTTTCCTTCTGGCGGCAGCGACAATCTCCATGCAGTTCCCAAAAAAAACCCCTTCCTCCACCTGA
- a CDS encoding ArsJ-associated glyceraldehyde-3-phosphate dehydrogenase, producing MIIRVGINGFGRMGRLALRVALDCPDYDIVHINEVAGGPRTAAHLLEFDSVHGRWQRDIQYTEGAIQVDGQAISFSECASPSEINWEAYDVDIVIEASGAFRTTQELAPHFENGARKVIVAAPVKSGALNVVMGVNDDLYQADQHHLLTAASCTTNCLAPVVKVLHEQIGIAHGVITTIHDQTNTQTIVDAPHKDLRRARAASLSLIPTTTGSATAITLIYPELKGKLNGHAVRVPLLNASITDAVFEMQEKVTNEQINQLFREAEKAELQGILGVEERPLVSVDFKSDPRSAIVDALSTMVVDDTQLKLLVWYDNEMGYVHRMMELCSKVARSL from the coding sequence ATGATTATACGAGTTGGTATCAACGGCTTTGGCCGTATGGGGCGCCTGGCGTTAAGAGTGGCACTCGATTGTCCTGACTACGATATTGTTCATATCAATGAGGTTGCAGGTGGGCCGCGAACGGCAGCTCACCTCCTCGAGTTCGACTCTGTCCACGGCCGTTGGCAGCGTGACATTCAGTATACGGAAGGCGCTATTCAGGTTGACGGCCAGGCAATCAGTTTCAGTGAGTGTGCCAGTCCTTCTGAGATCAACTGGGAGGCTTACGATGTTGATATCGTCATCGAAGCCTCGGGAGCTTTTCGCACCACACAAGAGTTGGCCCCGCATTTCGAGAACGGCGCGCGTAAGGTGATCGTGGCGGCTCCGGTGAAATCGGGCGCTCTTAATGTGGTCATGGGCGTCAACGACGACCTTTACCAGGCTGACCAGCACCATCTGCTCACCGCGGCCTCCTGCACAACCAACTGCCTGGCTCCGGTGGTCAAGGTACTGCACGAACAGATCGGCATCGCCCACGGTGTGATCACCACCATCCATGACCAGACCAACACCCAGACGATTGTCGATGCTCCCCACAAAGACCTGCGCCGCGCCCGAGCTGCCAGCCTCTCTCTGATCCCGACCACCACCGGCTCGGCGACAGCGATCACCCTGATCTACCCCGAGCTTAAGGGCAAGCTCAACGGCCACGCCGTGCGTGTTCCCCTCTTGAACGCCTCGATCACCGATGCTGTTTTTGAGATGCAGGAAAAAGTCACCAATGAACAGATCAATCAACTCTTCCGCGAAGCAGAGAAAGCCGAGCTGCAGGGCATACTCGGCGTTGAAGAACGGCCGCTGGTCTCCGTCGATTTCAAGAGCGACCCGCGTTCGGCGATTGTCGATGCCTTATCAACCATGGTCGTTGATGACACACAACTCAAGCTGTTGGTCTGGTACGACAACGAGATGGGCTATGTCCACCGCATGATGGAACTCTGCAGCAAAGTAGCCCGATCCCTCTAA
- a CDS encoding HAD-IA family hydrolase, with product MSIDTFLFDLDGTLVDSIPDLTKAINLLREELDLPAVTSAQVRGYVGDGVGLLLQRALPEELFNQNRRKRFMEIYTEHLTDETVIYPGIMEFLAMHSDKAMAVVTNKPQHLADILVERLGLSPFFLHIIGAELALQRKPHPDMVHHALKLLDCDPERTVLLGDHHVDLRAAHAAKVKSCFCHWGLGHDDGLRADFQAGQATDLPLLFPAGEPS from the coding sequence ATGTCTATTGATACATTCCTCTTCGATCTCGACGGTACCCTGGTCGATTCCATCCCCGATCTGACCAAGGCCATTAATCTGCTGCGAGAAGAACTTGACCTGCCTGCCGTCACCAGCGCCCAGGTCCGTGGTTATGTTGGCGACGGCGTTGGCCTCTTGCTACAGAGGGCTTTACCTGAAGAGCTGTTCAACCAGAACCGCCGCAAACGTTTCATGGAGATTTACACCGAGCATTTGACTGACGAAACGGTCATCTACCCCGGCATCATGGAGTTCCTCGCCATGCATAGCGACAAAGCTATGGCGGTGGTCACCAACAAGCCACAACACCTTGCCGACATCCTCGTTGAGCGCCTTGGTCTGTCGCCATTCTTTCTGCATATCATAGGAGCTGAGCTTGCCCTGCAGAGGAAACCGCATCCCGACATGGTTCATCATGCCCTGAAACTACTTGACTGTGATCCTGAACGAACCGTTCTGCTCGGCGATCATCATGTCGATCTGCGCGCCGCACATGCAGCCAAGGTCAAATCGTGCTTCTGTCACTGGGGGCTCGGCCACGACGATGGTCTGCGAGCAGATTTCCAGGCCGGACAGGCCACCGACCTGCCTCTCTTGTTTCCCGCAGGCGAGCCCTCTTGA
- a CDS encoding YggS family pyridoxal phosphate-dependent enzyme, producing the protein MNIADNIKRISERIATICQGCLRDPAAVRLIAVSKKKPAVDIEAAASAGQRLFGESYVQECVAKIDEVGTEVEWHFIGALQTNKVKYLRGKVAMIHSVDRLSLAKEIDRQWGKDDACVDILLQVNLGEEESKGGTTAEALVDLARKVAPLPHLRIKGLMALPPWGADPEEVRPYFQQLRELAETIDALGLPKVAMQELSMGMSHDFEVAIEEGSTMVRVGTAIFGAR; encoded by the coding sequence ATGAATATCGCAGACAACATCAAGCGAATCTCGGAACGCATTGCAACCATCTGCCAGGGGTGCCTGCGTGACCCTGCAGCTGTGCGGCTGATAGCCGTCTCCAAGAAAAAGCCTGCTGTAGACATAGAGGCTGCGGCAAGCGCCGGGCAGAGGTTGTTCGGAGAAAGCTATGTGCAGGAGTGTGTTGCCAAGATTGATGAGGTAGGCACTGAGGTCGAATGGCACTTTATCGGCGCGCTGCAGACCAACAAGGTTAAATACCTGCGCGGCAAAGTGGCCATGATTCACTCGGTTGATCGCCTCTCCCTGGCAAAAGAGATAGATCGTCAGTGGGGCAAGGACGACGCCTGTGTCGACATTCTCCTCCAGGTCAACCTGGGCGAAGAGGAGAGCAAAGGGGGCACCACCGCTGAGGCCCTGGTCGACTTGGCTCGCAAGGTTGCGCCACTGCCGCACCTCCGCATCAAGGGCCTGATGGCCCTGCCTCCCTGGGGGGCTGACCCTGAAGAGGTGCGCCCTTACTTCCAGCAACTGCGTGAACTGGCAGAAACTATTGATGCCCTGGGCCTGCCAAAGGTCGCCATGCAGGAGCTCTCCATGGGCATGAGCCACGACTTTGAAGTGGCCATTGAAGAAGGCTCGACCATGGTACGCGTCGGCACTGCGATCTTTGGCGCAAGATAG
- a CDS encoding Maf family nucleotide pyrophosphatase, translating into MPQELQDIVLASASPRRRELLSQVGITFQVVPSNADESLLTDETPEAHVVRLSCDKAMEVANRPQQQGRWFIGSDTVVVRDQDLLGKPVDATEAALMLSSLSGRSHRVISGYAVHDRQTGRTISSAVTTKVFFKDLTSQEIEGYIATREPFDKAGSYAIQGIGSFMVPRIEGSYTNVVGIPLCEVIAALEELGAIELFAVPD; encoded by the coding sequence ATGCCTCAAGAGCTTCAGGATATTGTCCTCGCTTCAGCGTCACCCCGTCGTCGCGAGCTTCTCAGCCAGGTCGGCATCACCTTTCAGGTCGTGCCAAGCAATGCAGACGAAAGTCTGTTGACAGATGAAACACCGGAAGCTCATGTCGTACGCCTGAGTTGTGACAAGGCGATGGAAGTTGCCAACCGCCCCCAACAACAGGGGCGCTGGTTCATCGGCAGCGACACCGTCGTGGTCCGCGACCAAGACCTCCTCGGCAAACCGGTTGATGCGACAGAGGCCGCACTGATGCTTTCGAGCCTTTCCGGTCGCAGTCATCGCGTCATCTCCGGCTACGCTGTTCATGATCGCCAGACGGGTCGCACAATCAGCTCTGCGGTCACCACCAAAGTCTTTTTCAAGGATTTGACAAGTCAGGAAATTGAAGGGTACATTGCCACCAGGGAACCCTTTGACAAGGCTGGCTCCTACGCAATCCAGGGGATTGGTTCCTTCATGGTCCCCAGGATTGAAGGCAGCTATACCAATGTCGTCGGCATTCCCCTCTGTGAAGTCATTGCTGCCCTTGAAGAACTCGGCGCAATAGAACTTTTTGCTGTCCCAGACTGA
- a CDS encoding sensor domain-containing diguanylate cyclase, with protein MAHTTSPFKLVDSRDLLEMLRQHPLSAQFNLALYSEEQGRGGLLAAIQTICAPLSGELRCTAECCRAWDAGISQAMLTNQPVIQSCAQGFICFIVPLPESSDLPDCLLGGGVFEQSETARRKRESANHHESKPLLLESGNTSQLLSLSEAESMADEISRSLPRLLNQQLHSLSLARTTKRLEAVQNLSRDLADCTESEQAVAIVSEALVVLFNLPKVLIVLQQPGLSMTVHSTLGLDPESFQLDQKHLAAHFDNTSGHPEVLSAEELKIFFPGLETQTAHLFPLKENNRYLGAIVVLDINLHSRDQALIELLINRLASRLESLKTAEGRQLERQFSTRMVAMISELSLAGNRRDLYQKLLEMSSELLTATSGSLMLLHETEGTLKIEAAKGMTSSLAKTMSVAYGEGIAGQVAKSGFPMLVNDIERDTRVATKNRPRFKTKSFISLPLEANDRLIGVLNLADKENGINFTEADLNLIQTFTGHAVRMIDRAATLEKAGKFEQLAITDPLTGLYNRRFLEDRLQEEFSRGERQQQNFCIILADLDNFKIYNDLCGHLAGDNALRKTAEIIRRSAREMDVITRYGGEEFCLILPATGKKESVFVGERIRRAIEAESFPGESHLPLGRLTTSIGIATFPADGVTTNELIHAADLALYSAKQSGRNRLVLYEANMEGQTLLSHQD; from the coding sequence GTGGCACATACCACATCACCTTTCAAACTGGTCGATTCACGAGACCTGCTTGAAATGCTGCGCCAGCATCCGCTCAGCGCGCAGTTTAACCTCGCTCTTTATTCTGAAGAACAGGGACGTGGAGGCCTTCTCGCAGCAATTCAAACCATCTGTGCTCCCCTCAGTGGAGAGCTCCGCTGTACCGCTGAGTGCTGTCGAGCCTGGGACGCTGGCATCTCACAAGCCATGCTGACCAACCAACCTGTCATCCAAAGCTGTGCACAAGGCTTCATCTGTTTCATCGTGCCTCTTCCTGAAAGCAGTGATCTTCCCGATTGCCTGCTCGGCGGCGGGGTCTTTGAACAGAGCGAAACGGCACGCCGCAAACGGGAGAGCGCGAATCACCACGAAAGCAAACCTCTGCTCCTCGAATCAGGAAACACATCTCAGCTGCTCAGCCTCTCAGAAGCCGAATCCATGGCCGATGAGATCTCCCGCTCGTTGCCGCGACTACTCAACCAGCAACTGCACTCCCTCAGCCTGGCCCGCACCACGAAAAGGCTGGAAGCCGTGCAGAATCTGTCTCGGGACCTCGCCGACTGCACAGAGAGTGAGCAGGCGGTCGCAATCGTCAGTGAAGCCCTGGTCGTCCTCTTTAACTTGCCCAAAGTTCTGATCGTCCTGCAGCAGCCTGGCCTCTCCATGACCGTTCACTCAACACTCGGTCTAGATCCGGAGAGCTTTCAACTGGATCAGAAACATCTCGCCGCCCACTTTGACAATACAAGCGGACACCCGGAGGTCCTCTCTGCTGAAGAGCTGAAGATATTCTTCCCGGGATTAGAGACCCAGACAGCACATCTGTTCCCGCTCAAGGAGAACAACAGATACCTGGGAGCCATAGTGGTCCTGGACATCAACCTTCACAGCCGTGACCAGGCCCTCATAGAACTCCTGATCAATCGTCTGGCTAGCCGTCTGGAAAGTCTGAAAACCGCCGAAGGGCGACAGCTTGAACGGCAATTCTCAACGCGCATGGTTGCCATGATCAGCGAGCTATCTCTGGCAGGAAACCGTCGTGACCTCTACCAGAAGCTCCTTGAGATGTCCTCCGAACTGTTGACCGCAACCAGTGGATCCCTGATGCTCTTACATGAGACAGAAGGGACCCTGAAGATTGAAGCCGCCAAGGGGATGACCTCATCCCTGGCAAAGACCATGTCTGTGGCCTACGGCGAAGGGATTGCCGGTCAGGTCGCCAAGAGTGGCTTCCCGATGCTGGTCAACGATATAGAGAGAGACACCCGAGTGGCCACGAAAAACAGACCACGCTTCAAAACCAAGTCCTTTATTAGCCTGCCTCTCGAAGCCAATGATCGGCTGATCGGCGTCCTCAACCTGGCAGACAAAGAAAATGGTATCAACTTTACCGAAGCCGACCTCAACCTGATACAGACTTTTACCGGCCATGCCGTACGCATGATCGATCGGGCCGCGACCCTGGAGAAAGCCGGCAAGTTTGAGCAACTCGCCATCACCGACCCACTGACCGGTCTCTATAACAGACGCTTTCTCGAAGACCGCCTGCAAGAGGAATTCAGCCGCGGAGAACGCCAACAGCAGAACTTCTGCATCATCCTGGCGGATCTGGACAACTTCAAAATTTACAACGACTTGTGTGGTCACCTGGCCGGAGACAACGCCCTCCGCAAAACAGCTGAGATCATTCGTCGTTCGGCCCGCGAAATGGATGTCATCACCCGTTACGGAGGAGAAGAGTTTTGCCTGATCCTGCCGGCAACCGGAAAAAAAGAATCTGTTTTTGTCGGCGAACGGATTCGCCGGGCCATAGAGGCCGAGAGTTTCCCGGGTGAAAGCCACCTTCCTCTCGGTCGCCTGACAACCAGCATCGGCATCGCGACTTTCCCTGCTGATGGCGTCACGACCAATGAACTGATCCATGCCGCAGATCTGGCCCTCTACAGTGCCAAACAATCAGGGCGCAATCGCCTGGTTCTTTACGAAGCCAACATGGAAGGTCAAACCCTCCTCTCGCATCAAGATTAA
- the trmFO gene encoding methylenetetrahydrofolate--tRNA-(uracil(54)-C(5))-methyltransferase (FADH(2)-oxidizing) TrmFO, whose translation MTPITIIGAGLAGCEAAWQIAGKGIPVDLFEMRPQRMTPAHQSDRLSELVCSNSLRGTGMHNAVGLLKEELRRCGSLFITTADAHAVPAGGALAVDREGFAKQITRSIDEHPLITLHRQEITEIPDDRIVIIASGPLTSEALAEKIGALTGQEHLYFYDAIAPIIEADSIDMEKVYAASRYDRGGADYLNCPFDKEQYLAFVEALCKGDKVVPHDFEKVVHFEGCMPVEVLAERGEMTLAFGPMKPVGLRDPRTGRDPFAVIQLRQDDKHANLYNLVGFQTKLTYPEQERVFRTIPGLEKVQFARLGSMHRNTFINAPACLTETMQLKGAANIFFAGQITGVEGYVESAASGFLAGLSAAACYQEHNFPSPPLTTALGALLNYPVTASAENFQPMNITYGLFPALEQRIRKRRDRRQALADRALADLDLWFKAEKQ comes from the coding sequence ATGACACCCATCACAATTATCGGTGCAGGCCTCGCCGGCTGTGAAGCCGCATGGCAAATTGCCGGCAAAGGCATCCCGGTCGATCTCTTTGAGATGCGCCCGCAGCGGATGACACCCGCGCATCAGAGTGACCGCCTCAGCGAGCTGGTCTGCTCCAACTCCCTGCGCGGCACCGGCATGCACAACGCGGTCGGGCTTCTGAAGGAAGAGCTGCGCCGTTGCGGCAGCCTTTTCATCACAACCGCCGACGCACATGCGGTTCCGGCCGGAGGCGCGTTGGCTGTCGACCGGGAAGGCTTTGCTAAGCAGATCACCCGCAGCATCGATGAGCATCCTCTGATTACCCTGCATCGGCAGGAGATCACAGAGATTCCTGATGACCGTATTGTGATCATCGCCAGCGGTCCACTTACCTCTGAGGCCCTGGCTGAAAAGATCGGGGCCCTGACAGGCCAGGAGCACCTATATTTCTACGATGCCATAGCACCGATCATAGAAGCCGATTCGATCGATATGGAGAAGGTTTATGCCGCCTCACGCTACGATCGTGGCGGCGCAGATTACCTCAATTGCCCCTTTGACAAAGAGCAGTACCTCGCCTTCGTTGAGGCTCTTTGTAAAGGAGATAAAGTGGTTCCGCATGATTTTGAAAAGGTAGTCCACTTCGAAGGCTGCATGCCGGTGGAAGTTCTTGCCGAACGCGGTGAGATGACCCTGGCCTTTGGTCCCATGAAGCCGGTCGGTCTGCGTGACCCGCGAACCGGGCGCGACCCCTTCGCTGTCATTCAGTTGCGCCAGGATGACAAACACGCCAATCTTTACAACCTGGTCGGATTTCAGACCAAATTGACCTACCCGGAACAGGAGCGCGTCTTCCGCACCATACCCGGTCTGGAGAAGGTCCAGTTCGCCCGACTTGGCAGCATGCACCGTAACACCTTCATCAACGCGCCTGCCTGCCTGACCGAGACCATGCAATTGAAGGGCGCTGCCAATATCTTCTTTGCCGGGCAGATCACTGGCGTCGAAGGCTATGTCGAATCTGCCGCCAGCGGTTTTTTAGCCGGCCTCTCGGCCGCGGCCTGTTATCAGGAACACAATTTCCCGTCACCCCCCTTGACGACGGCCCTGGGTGCCTTGCTCAACTACCCGGTCACTGCATCAGCGGAGAACTTTCAGCCGATGAATATTACCTACGGTCTCTTCCCGGCACTTGAGCAACGTATCCGCAAGCGCCGTGACCGGCGTCAAGCCTTGGCAGATCGTGCCCTGGCAGACCTTGATCTGTGGTTTAAAGCTGAGAAACAGTAA